A single window of Pseudomonas benzenivorans DNA harbors:
- a CDS encoding YbaB/EbfC family nucleoid-associated protein — protein sequence MMKGGMAGLMKQAQQMQEKMQKMQEELANAEVTGQSGAGLVSVVMTGRHDVKRVSLDDSLMQEDKEILEDLIAAAVNDAVRKVEQNSQDKMSGMTAGMQLPPGFKMPF from the coding sequence ATGATGAAAGGTGGCATGGCCGGCCTGATGAAGCAGGCCCAGCAGATGCAGGAAAAGATGCAGAAGATGCAGGAAGAGCTGGCGAACGCCGAGGTAACCGGTCAATCCGGTGCCGGCCTGGTGAGCGTGGTGATGACCGGTCGCCACGACGTCAAGCGCGTCAGCCTGGACGACAGCCTGATGCAGGAAGACAAGGAAATTCTCGAAGACCTGATCGCCGCTGCGGTGAACGACGCGGTACGCAAGGTCGAGCAGAACAGCCAGGACAAGATGTCCGGCATGACCGCCGGCATGCAGCTGCCCCCGGGCTTCAAGATGCCGTTCTGA
- the recR gene encoding recombination mediator RecR, translated as MSFSPLIRHLIDSLRILPGVGQKTAQRMALHLLERDRSGAVRLAQALTQAMDGVGHCKQCRTLSEDELCHLCLDPRRDDSLLCVVEGPMDVYAVEQTGFRGRYFVLKGHLSPLDGLGPEAIGIPELLTRVDAGSFGEVILATNPTVEGEATAHYIAQLLANKGLVASRIAHGMPLGGELELVDGGTLAHALAGRRPIQL; from the coding sequence ATGAGCTTCAGCCCACTGATCCGCCACCTGATCGACTCCTTGCGCATTCTGCCGGGTGTGGGGCAGAAGACTGCCCAGCGCATGGCTTTGCACCTGCTCGAGCGTGACCGCAGCGGTGCGGTGCGCCTGGCTCAGGCGCTGACGCAGGCGATGGATGGGGTGGGGCATTGCAAGCAGTGCCGTACGCTCAGTGAGGACGAGCTGTGTCACCTGTGCCTCGATCCGCGCCGCGACGACAGTCTGCTGTGCGTGGTGGAGGGACCGATGGACGTCTATGCGGTGGAGCAGACCGGTTTCCGCGGCCGCTATTTCGTGCTCAAGGGCCACCTGTCGCCTCTCGATGGCCTGGGCCCCGAGGCGATCGGCATACCCGAACTGCTGACGCGGGTGGATGCCGGCAGCTTCGGCGAAGTGATACTCGCCACCAACCCGACGGTTGAGGGTGAGGCCACCGCCCACTACATCGCTCAGCTACTGGCCAACAAGGGCCTGGTCGCCTCGCGGATCGCCCATGGCATGCCGCTCGGCGGCGAGCTGGAGTTGGTCGACGGCGGCACCCTGGCCCATGCCCTGGCCGGGCGTCGTCCGATTCAGTTGTAG
- a CDS encoding acyl-CoA dehydrogenase family protein, with product MAALQAYFDPSHQLVRDSVQRFVEREILPHIDEWEEAEAFPRELYLKAGAAGILGIGYPERYGGSHEGDVFAKVAASEAMMRCGSGGLVAGLGSLDIGVPPLLKWGQAPLRERVVPQVLAGEKIMALAVTEPSGGSDVANLKTRAVRLGDRYRVTGSKTFITSGVRADYYTVAVRTGGEGFGGISLLLIEKGTPGFTVGRKLKKMGWWASDTAELFFDDCEVPLENLIGAEHGGFACIMANFQSERLALAIMANMTAELALEESLRWAREREAFGKPIGKFQVLKHRLAEMATQLEVSREFTYRQAAKMAVGQSVIREISMAKNFATDTADRLTHDAVQILGGMGYMRESLVERLYRDSRILSIGGGSREIMNEIIAKQMGL from the coding sequence ATGGCGGCCTTGCAGGCGTACTTCGATCCCTCTCACCAATTGGTGCGCGACTCGGTACAACGCTTCGTCGAGCGGGAGATCCTGCCGCATATCGATGAATGGGAAGAAGCGGAGGCCTTTCCCCGCGAGCTCTATCTCAAGGCCGGCGCCGCGGGCATTCTCGGCATCGGATATCCCGAACGCTACGGCGGCAGTCATGAAGGCGATGTGTTCGCCAAGGTGGCCGCCAGCGAAGCAATGATGCGCTGTGGATCGGGCGGTCTGGTGGCTGGGCTCGGGTCCCTGGATATAGGGGTGCCGCCGTTGCTCAAGTGGGGCCAGGCGCCACTGCGTGAGCGGGTGGTGCCGCAGGTGCTGGCCGGTGAGAAGATCATGGCCCTGGCGGTGACCGAGCCGTCCGGTGGGTCCGATGTGGCCAACCTGAAGACCCGCGCAGTACGCCTTGGCGACCGCTACCGCGTGACCGGCAGCAAGACGTTCATCACCAGCGGCGTGCGCGCCGACTACTACACGGTGGCGGTACGCACGGGTGGCGAGGGCTTCGGCGGGATCAGCCTGCTGTTGATCGAGAAGGGGACGCCCGGCTTCACGGTGGGGCGCAAGCTGAAGAAGATGGGATGGTGGGCTTCCGATACCGCCGAACTGTTCTTCGACGACTGTGAGGTACCGCTCGAGAATCTGATCGGCGCCGAACATGGCGGCTTCGCCTGCATCATGGCCAACTTCCAGAGCGAGCGACTGGCGCTGGCAATCATGGCCAACATGACCGCCGAGCTCGCGTTGGAAGAATCGCTGCGCTGGGCCAGGGAGCGTGAGGCGTTCGGCAAACCCATCGGCAAGTTCCAGGTGCTCAAGCACCGCCTGGCCGAAATGGCCACGCAGCTGGAGGTGTCCCGCGAGTTTACCTACCGCCAGGCGGCGAAGATGGCGGTGGGGCAGAGCGTGATCAGGGAAATTTCCATGGCCAAGAATTTCGCCACCGATACTGCCGACCGCCTGACCCATGACGCGGTGCAGATCCTGGGCGGCATGGGCTACATGCGTGAAAGTCTGGTCGAGCGCCTGTACCGCGACAGCCGCATCCTCTCCATCGGCGGAGGCTCGCGGGAGATCATGAACGAGATCATCGCCAAGCAGATGGGGCTTTAG